In Cicer arietinum cultivar CDC Frontier isolate Library 1 chromosome 7, Cicar.CDCFrontier_v2.0, whole genome shotgun sequence, a single window of DNA contains:
- the LOC101498329 gene encoding LOW QUALITY PROTEIN: uncharacterized protein (The sequence of the model RefSeq protein was modified relative to this genomic sequence to represent the inferred CDS: deleted 1 base in 1 codon) encodes MDFARKSMCEWEGDNKAGTPVPEKAVVEIIAEVPKYVCRAGHKLEGAIEQLSVDVAGKVALDSGLSTGGFTDCLLQYGASHVYGVDVGYGQVADKIRRDERVSVIERTNLRYLTELPQKVDLVTLDLSFISILTVMPAVVNVMKEDAALVTLVKPQFEAQRSQVGKGGIVKDPAVHQEVLEKITKGVESFGFISKGSIESPLKGAEGNTEFLVHFSRIHNKGS; translated from the exons ATGGATTTTGCAAg GAAAAGTATGTGTGAATGGGAAGGTGAT AACAAAGCCGGAACTCCTGTTCCTGAAAAAGCTGTTGTAGAGATAATAGCTGAAGTTCCAAAATATGTATGTAG AGCTGGACATAAGTTGGAAGGTGCCATTGAACAGCTCAGTGTTGATGTTGCCGGTAAAGTGGCTCTGGATTCTGGGCTGTCAACTGGAGGATTTACTGACTGCTTACTTCAGTATGGTGCATCACATGTTTATGGGGTTGATGTAGGTTATGGACAG GTAGCAGACAAAATCCGAAGAGATGAACGTGTATCTGTTATAGAACGGACAAATTTAAGATATCTTACAGAGCTCCCACAAAAAGTTGATTTGGTGACCCTAGACCTCTCATTCATTTCTATTCTTACG GTCATGCCTGCTGTGGTAAATGTCATGAAGGAAGATGCTGCATTAGTGACCTTGGTTAAACCACAATTTGAAGCTCAGAGATCTCAA GTAGGAAAGGGAGGGATAGTGAAAGATCCCGCTGTCCATCAAGAG GTTCTTGAGAAGATTACTAAAGGAGTAGAGAGTTTTGGTTTTATCAGCAAAGGTTCGATTGAGTCTCCTCTCAAAGGCGCAGAGGGTAATACAGAGTTCCTTGTTCACTTCAGCAGAATACATAACAAAGGTTCTTAA
- the LOC101498673 gene encoding ubiquitin-like-conjugating enzyme ATG10 — MHAIKTEQWRREASFVTLGGMDFKEAVKDKDHWDGTLSLNDFSLSASTFSDKWKMFNPSFPPWLWTPWPKHRLSSSHKEGYLSLENVCLVKSHEKEKEECNISLTCKEVSNISHREEEPFDHATLVCPGYEVNHYDFHIVYSPSFRVPVLYFRSYHSDGQPLPFSEIEKDLPGHSAELLLESKWTFITQEEHPYLNRPWYKLHPCGTTDWMKLLCNNNTSLNKNFIEQYLVSWFSVVGQVVGLKTPLGMLDTVVSNES, encoded by the exons ATGCATGCTATAAAAACGGAGCAGTGGAGGAGGGAAGCATCATTCGTCACTCTAGG GGGTATGGACTTTAAAGAGGCTGTTAAGGACAAAGACCATTGGGATGGGACTCTCTCTTTAAATGATTTTTCCCTTTCTGCTTCTACATTCTCTGACAAGTGGAAAATGTTCAATCCTTCCTTTCCACCATGGCTGTGGACTCCTTGGCCAAAACATCGTTTGAGTTCTTCTCATAAGGAAGGATACTTATCACTGGAGAATGTGTGCCTTGTAAAATCACATGAG aaagagaaagaagaatGCAACATAAGTCTGACATGCAAAGAAGTGAGCAACATCTCACATAGAGAAGAAGAGCCCTTTGATCATGCAACTTTAGTTT GTCCTGGGTATGAAGTAAACCACTATGATTTTCACATTGTCTACAGTCCTTCATTTAGGGTTCCAGTGTTGTACTTCCGGTCATACCACAGTG ATGGACAACCTTTGCCGTTCAGTGAAATTGAAAAGGACCTTCCTGGTCATTCTGCAGAGTTGCTACTGGAATCCAAATGGACATTTATAACTCAAGAA GAACACCCATATTTGAATAGGCCATGGTACAAGTTACATCCATGTGGGACAACCGACTGGATGAAATTGCTCTGCAATAACAATACATCTTTGAACAAAAACTTTATTGAACAATATCTGGTTTCTTGGTTCTCAGTTGTCGGGCAAGTGGTTGGTCTTAAAACTCCGTTGGGAATGCTCGATACTGTCGTTTCAAATGAATCTTAG